A genome region from Passer domesticus isolate bPasDom1 chromosome 27, bPasDom1.hap1, whole genome shotgun sequence includes the following:
- the PSME3 gene encoding proteasome activator complex subunit 3 codes for MASLLKVDPEVKLKVDSFRERITSEAEDLVANFFPKKLLELDGFLKEPILNIHDLTQIHSDMNLPVPDPILLTNSHDGLDGPNMKKRKLEDHEETFQGTKVFVMPNGMLKSNQQLVDIIEKVKPEIRLLIEKCNTVKMWVQLLIPRIEDGNNFGVSIQEETVAELRTVESEAASYLDQISRYYITRAKLVSKIAKYPHVEDYRRTVTEIDEKEYISLRLIISELRNQYVTLHDMILKNIEKIKRPRSSNAETLY; via the exons ATGGCCTCGCTGCTCAAGGTGGACCCGGAGGTGAAGCTCAAG GTTGACTCCTTCAGGGAGCGGATCACGAGTGAG gCTGAAGACCTCGTAGCAAACTTTTTCCCAAAGAAGCTGTTAGAACTCGATGGATTCCTGAAG GAGCCCATCCTGAATATTCATGATCTCACTCAGATCCATTCGGACATGAACCTCCCAGTGCCTGACCCAATTCTTCTCACCAACAGCCACGATGGGCTGGATGGG CCAAATATGAAAAAGAGGAAGCTGGAAGACCACGAAGAGACCTTTCAGG GTACCAAAGTGTTTGTGATGCCCAATGGGATGCTGAAGAGCAACCAGCAGCTGGTGGACATCATTGAGAAAGTGAAACCAGAGATCAGGCTGCTCATTGAGAAGTGCAATACG GTCAAAATGTGGGTGCAGCTTCTCATTCCCAGGATAGAGGATGGGAACAACTTTGGTGTTTCTATTCAG GAAGAAACAGTTGCTGAACTTCGGACTGTGGAGAGTGAGGCAGCATCTTACCTGGACCAGATTTCTAG ATACTATATCACAAGAGCAAAGCTGGTTTCCAAAATAGCCAAGTACCCTCATGTG GAGGATTATCGCCGCACCGTGACGGAGATCGACGAGAAGGAGTACATTAGTCTGCGCCTCATCATTTCAGAGCTGAGAAACCAATAT GTCACTTTGCATGACATGATCCTTAAAAACATTGAGAAGATCAAGAGGCCTCGGAGCAGCAATGCTGAGACCCTCTATTAA